A portion of the Spirochaetales bacterium genome contains these proteins:
- a CDS encoding B12-binding domain-containing radical SAM protein yields the protein MNKLLLLHPATRSRSIGLGDTESLGMPPINLGYIAALTPGNWDITIVDEYLAPFTVHASYDLVGITATTSNIMRAYELCGEFKKRKVKVVMGGVHTSMVPDEVLGHADSVVVGEAESVWPKLIKDFEKGKLKKKYIGDKIPLDNLPIPRRDLYSERYIMDVMQTTRGCPFECEYCCISKVYGKQYRVRPVKDVLDEFQTLKKRMVYFIDDNFFGFGKKGAERVIELCKGIVSRKINKFWATQASLNIAEYPEALKWAYRSGCRGVYVGIESIYPETLKQLNKTVNYKLKTEGMIKAIKTIHKYGISVAGAFIFGNDRDDNTIFQPTLEFMKKCGLDVIQIGILTPYPGLKIFERMKDDRRLVYDNYPSDWDRYDTEHINFKPLNISVIDLIRGYDYIAHEIFTKREVRFQALKTFLRTRSIVATLLTYGMNKDSIDLYDFKKRFRAAAWNKDHAAK from the coding sequence ATGAATAAATTACTTTTATTGCATCCTGCAACCCGATCGCGAAGTATCGGTCTTGGCGATACGGAATCCCTTGGTATGCCGCCGATTAATCTCGGTTACATCGCCGCACTCACCCCCGGGAATTGGGATATTACTATCGTCGATGAATACCTTGCTCCCTTCACTGTCCACGCATCGTACGATCTTGTCGGGATAACGGCAACGACAAGCAACATCATGAGGGCATACGAACTATGCGGGGAATTTAAAAAACGGAAAGTAAAAGTCGTCATGGGCGGTGTCCATACGTCAATGGTACCGGATGAAGTCCTCGGGCACGCCGATTCGGTGGTTGTCGGTGAGGCGGAATCGGTATGGCCGAAATTAATAAAGGATTTTGAAAAAGGCAAACTCAAAAAAAAATATATCGGGGATAAAATCCCCCTCGACAATCTTCCCATCCCCCGGAGAGATCTCTATTCGGAAAGATATATCATGGATGTCATGCAGACAACGAGGGGCTGCCCGTTCGAATGCGAATATTGCTGTATAAGCAAGGTGTACGGGAAGCAGTACAGGGTAAGGCCGGTGAAAGATGTGCTTGACGAATTCCAGACATTGAAGAAGAGAATGGTCTATTTTATCGACGACAATTTTTTCGGCTTTGGGAAAAAGGGCGCAGAAAGGGTGATCGAACTCTGTAAGGGTATCGTCAGCCGAAAAATCAATAAATTCTGGGCAACGCAGGCTTCTCTCAATATCGCGGAATATCCCGAAGCCCTTAAATGGGCATATCGAAGCGGATGCCGCGGCGTCTATGTCGGCATTGAATCGATATATCCCGAAACACTCAAACAGCTTAATAAAACCGTCAATTATAAATTGAAAACGGAAGGCATGATCAAGGCGATAAAAACAATCCACAAGTACGGGATTTCGGTCGCGGGGGCGTTCATTTTCGGGAATGACAGGGATGATAACACCATTTTTCAGCCGACACTCGAGTTCATGAAAAAATGCGGTCTCGATGTGATTCAGATCGGTATCCTGACGCCATACCCAGGGCTGAAGATATTCGAACGGATGAAAGATGACCGCAGACTCGTTTATGACAACTATCCGTCCGACTGGGATCGTTACGATACGGAGCACATTAATTTCAAGCCCCTTAACATCTCCGTTATCGACCTCATCAGGGGTTATGATTATATCGCCCACGAGATTTTTACGAAAAGGGAAGTCCGGTTTCAGGCACTCAAAACATTTCTCAGGACCAGGAGTATCGTAGCGACACTGCTCACGTACGGGATGAACAAGGACAGTATCGATCTCTACGATTTCAAGAAACGATTCAGGGCCGCCGCCTGGAACAAGGACCATGCAGCAAAATAA
- a CDS encoding GNAT family N-acetyltransferase has translation MQQNKDRIETQTTPTPLEVKRYASLKNVKKSLWDSILRQDRIICSYDHLRAVEESGINDCDYRYLMIFRGTRLIAHTCVYAMSFELDIFNTGKMKRIIDIIRKRFFPRFFYIKVIECGTPTALGNTISYADESDRPEILEIIVREMEAFAREKNINILIFRDFYEEELFFYNRLIIDHFKRVNMLPNSEIVNDWKSFDDYLSDMRSRYRYRINRFLRSLEKSTIDIEIRDSFSDIAEECTRLWFQIYEHAKEYKREILTPDYFRNMDKYLGKRSKMILFKKGDSLIGFDFVIIDDNTLRPLFVGIDYNYNEENKLYFNILCQSVKMGIERNKKLIEMGITTMNPKLEMGAEIVPLYAFMKHLSPILNKIIPNLFVLFSPKPREIIKHVFNRRYFERIYTDFSIQYLYKNHIYNATAYNISASGIFIKTKNQLKKNDLLIFEFRFPNTINTFTMRGRIVWLRRMKDGIMAGCKFSKNRKSSKEKLKNLLEIMKLQGQHEQN, from the coding sequence ATGCAGCAAAATAAAGACAGGATAGAAACACAAACCACTCCGACCCCTCTCGAGGTGAAGCGATACGCAAGCCTGAAAAATGTGAAGAAATCCCTCTGGGACTCGATCCTCAGGCAGGACCGCATTATTTGTTCGTACGACCACCTCAGGGCGGTGGAAGAGTCCGGAATCAATGATTGCGATTACCGCTATCTGATGATATTCAGGGGAACCCGGCTTATCGCCCATACCTGTGTCTATGCCATGAGTTTCGAACTCGATATCTTTAACACGGGGAAAATGAAGCGTATTATCGACATAATCAGGAAACGTTTCTTCCCGAGATTCTTCTATATCAAGGTAATCGAATGCGGCACACCGACCGCTTTGGGAAATACCATCTCCTATGCGGATGAATCCGACAGACCGGAAATTCTCGAAATCATCGTCCGGGAAATGGAGGCGTTTGCCCGGGAGAAGAATATCAATATCCTCATATTCAGGGATTTTTATGAAGAAGAACTCTTTTTTTACAACCGGCTTATCATCGATCATTTCAAGCGGGTCAACATGCTTCCCAATTCGGAAATCGTCAACGACTGGAAAAGTTTTGACGATTATCTTTCCGATATGAGAAGCAGGTACCGTTACAGGATCAACAGATTCCTCAGAAGCCTCGAAAAATCGACAATCGATATCGAAATACGCGACTCTTTTTCCGATATCGCGGAAGAATGCACACGGCTCTGGTTTCAGATTTACGAACACGCAAAGGAATACAAACGGGAAATTCTCACGCCCGATTATTTCAGGAATATGGACAAATACCTGGGAAAACGATCGAAAATGATACTCTTTAAAAAAGGCGATAGCCTTATCGGATTCGATTTCGTCATCATCGATGACAATACATTACGCCCGCTTTTTGTCGGGATCGATTACAATTATAATGAAGAAAACAAACTTTATTTTAACATCCTGTGTCAGAGTGTCAAAATGGGGATCGAAAGGAACAAAAAACTCATCGAAATGGGGATAACGACCATGAACCCAAAGCTCGAAATGGGAGCCGAGATCGTCCCCCTTTACGCTTTTATGAAACACCTCTCTCCGATTTTGAACAAGATTATCCCGAATCTTTTCGTTCTGTTTTCACCGAAACCGCGCGAAATCATCAAGCATGTGTTCAACAGGAGGTACTTCGAACGTATTTATACCGATTTTTCCATACAATACCTCTACAAGAACCATATCTATAACGCGACAGCGTATAATATCAGTGCAAGCGGTATTTTCATCAAAACGAAAAACCAGTTAAAAAAGAATGATTTGCTTATTTTCGAATTCCGCTTTCCCAATACCATCAACACCTTTACCATGAGGGGCAGAATTGTCTGGTTGCGACGCATGAAAGATGGAATCATGGCAGGATGCAAATTCTCAAAAAACAGAAAATCTTCCAAAGAGAAACTGAAAAACCTTCTTGAAATAATGAAATTACAGGGACAGCATGAGCAGAATTAG
- a CDS encoding ABC transporter permease, producing the protein MKVSKSFTAFRSILLKDMKNYYLKPPNISWGIIFPFAWMLMMFIKSKSAFDITEVFPGIVAMSILFGTTSMLSVTITFERKSRSFERLLLAPVRIELLVLAKVTGAILFGIVNSVLPVLISVLYFRSGVMHWATLVSGIALLSVISTFMGLFIAVSAKEVFEAQTYSNFYRFPMIFLCGLFVPVPVLPLFIQPLSCLLPVTYGVDILRYSISESNFLPVAFDLGILVVFCLAMFYISIFNIRRKWIV; encoded by the coding sequence ATGAAGGTGTCGAAATCGTTCACGGCGTTCCGGAGTATCCTGTTGAAAGATATGAAAAACTATTATCTCAAACCGCCGAACATCAGCTGGGGAATTATATTTCCGTTCGCCTGGATGCTGATGATGTTCATCAAATCAAAATCCGCCTTTGATATTACGGAAGTATTCCCCGGCATTGTCGCGATGTCGATATTATTCGGGACGACCTCGATGCTTTCCGTCACCATCACCTTCGAACGGAAGTCGCGCTCGTTCGAACGGCTGCTTCTGGCGCCGGTCCGTATCGAACTTCTGGTACTGGCCAAAGTGACCGGGGCGATCCTGTTCGGGATTGTCAACAGCGTGCTGCCCGTTCTGATTTCCGTTTTATATTTCAGGTCCGGGGTCATGCACTGGGCGACACTCGTTTCCGGTATCGCGTTGTTGTCGGTCATATCCACATTCATGGGGCTGTTTATCGCCGTCTCGGCGAAAGAAGTCTTCGAGGCCCAGACCTATTCGAATTTCTACCGCTTTCCCATGATTTTTCTCTGCGGCCTGTTTGTCCCGGTACCGGTCCTTCCTCTTTTCATACAACCGCTTTCCTGTCTCCTGCCCGTTACCTATGGGGTCGATATCCTGCGGTATTCGATCTCGGAAAGCAACTTCCTTCCGGTCGCCTTCGACCTGGGTATCCTCGTTGTCTTCTGTCTGGCTATGTTTTATATCAGTATTTTCAACATACGGAGGAAATGGATCGTGTAA
- a CDS encoding GHKL domain-containing protein: MSRISFQNIDKTKPDVATSLLKPFLIYIEKKYDKAALIQFVRETGMDIEFLENGHNWISFDYYNLFLKKLVEFTDNPKAPFEAGIYVLSPQSYPSLRAILIVLKLFATPGMFFKRIAELTSSISNIGKFELLQTRRRKILFKSKLFEGYKQTRYNCDAIKGIAAAIPRFWDLPFARVKEIQCAAEGAESCIYEISWIPRPFKNILFTIGTVCILIGEIIFFFVQKEPLLRIEHLLLSAGFFTIIYFINKIFKFRTILKENEEIQKERTRELERAIAISKKEYMELQEANLQIVEKANKLSILNYISEEISKIDQEDDMLLLIIKIIIDCIGFERGFYYCMNNYFDVLKEPLSFNKLDSKIKKQPELVQYTQNKRWITSIFTKKRPQIISQKDLIGGENDNDIIFIPLAVHNTFFYLIGFDNFSSGKEIKEKNMQFFSTVGRQLEIAMNNIYSLRAARNVLSSIPSSIVVFDRNTLKISYVNTTYLKNFNQEIRNVLGENVFDFLKIPEHYKERFKIQIDRLQQKKNMLDQEYQVGQRTIGYTLFTMPDETGGKNEIGIIMKDITEQRDLQEQLLRGEKLAALGTLASGIAHEINNPLYGILGTAEVIVDETDNDEIKDLAKEIIDFSMQCSDIVKDLSTYSRSLREEKSKEVDINNLIEETLRIISYSPNFIDIKVNKELNDIPPFEAIGGEMRQIFMNIINNAIQALKGRGELVINTYCKEHFIIITIADTGPGIPQKIISKIFDPFFTTKPAGEGTGIGLNIVYRLVTKYNGFITVKSSPGEGAQFTIKLPVKE; the protein is encoded by the coding sequence ATGAGCAGAATTAGTTTTCAGAATATCGACAAGACAAAACCGGATGTCGCCACCAGCCTTCTCAAACCGTTCCTCATTTATATCGAAAAGAAATACGATAAGGCCGCCCTCATCCAGTTCGTCCGTGAAACCGGTATGGATATCGAGTTTCTCGAAAACGGACACAACTGGATCTCCTTCGATTACTACAATCTCTTTCTGAAAAAACTCGTCGAGTTTACCGATAATCCCAAGGCGCCTTTCGAAGCGGGCATTTATGTTCTTTCACCGCAATCCTATCCGTCGCTCAGGGCGATTCTGATCGTACTCAAACTGTTCGCCACACCCGGTATGTTTTTCAAACGTATCGCGGAGCTGACGAGTTCCATATCGAATATCGGCAAATTCGAATTGCTGCAGACGCGAAGACGGAAGATTCTCTTTAAATCCAAATTGTTCGAAGGATACAAACAGACCAGGTATAATTGCGATGCGATCAAGGGAATAGCGGCGGCGATCCCCCGTTTCTGGGACCTTCCTTTTGCGAGAGTGAAAGAAATACAGTGCGCGGCGGAAGGGGCGGAATCCTGTATCTACGAGATCAGCTGGATACCGCGCCCGTTTAAAAACATCCTCTTTACCATCGGCACCGTCTGTATTCTGATCGGCGAGATTATTTTCTTTTTTGTACAAAAAGAACCGCTTTTAAGAATAGAACACCTGTTATTGTCCGCCGGATTTTTTACCATCATTTATTTCATCAACAAAATCTTCAAATTCAGGACCATATTAAAGGAGAACGAAGAGATTCAGAAGGAGCGGACGCGTGAGCTCGAGCGTGCCATCGCCATCAGCAAGAAAGAATATATGGAACTGCAGGAGGCGAACCTTCAGATAGTCGAAAAAGCGAACAAACTCTCGATTCTCAACTATATATCGGAGGAAATAAGTAAAATAGATCAGGAAGACGACATGCTCCTGCTTATTATAAAAATTATTATTGATTGTATCGGTTTTGAAAGGGGATTTTACTACTGCATGAACAATTACTTCGACGTGCTCAAAGAACCTTTGAGTTTCAATAAACTCGACAGTAAAATAAAAAAACAACCCGAACTCGTACAATACACACAAAACAAAAGATGGATTACATCCATTTTTACAAAAAAAAGACCGCAGATCATCTCACAGAAAGATTTGATCGGGGGGGAGAACGACAATGACATCATCTTCATTCCCCTGGCCGTCCACAACACGTTCTTTTACCTGATCGGGTTCGATAACTTTTCGTCGGGGAAAGAAATCAAGGAAAAAAACATGCAGTTTTTTTCTACCGTCGGCAGACAGCTGGAAATCGCCATGAACAATATCTATTCCCTGCGCGCCGCCCGCAACGTGCTTTCGAGTATCCCCTCTTCGATCGTCGTTTTTGACCGGAATACCCTGAAAATATCATATGTCAATACGACATACCTCAAGAATTTCAATCAGGAAATACGAAACGTGTTGGGCGAGAACGTCTTTGACTTTCTCAAAATCCCCGAACACTACAAGGAACGATTCAAAATACAGATAGACAGACTTCAGCAAAAGAAGAACATGCTCGACCAGGAATACCAGGTCGGACAGAGGACGATCGGATATACCCTGTTCACTATGCCGGATGAAACCGGCGGAAAGAATGAAATAGGCATTATCATGAAGGATATCACCGAACAACGGGACCTACAGGAACAGCTGCTTCGCGGGGAAAAGCTTGCCGCACTCGGAACCCTCGCATCGGGTATCGCCCACGAGATAAACAACCCGCTTTACGGGATACTCGGAACCGCCGAAGTGATTGTCGATGAAACCGACAATGATGAAATCAAGGACCTCGCGAAGGAAATCATCGATTTTTCGATGCAATGTTCGGATATCGTGAAGGATCTTTCCACCTATTCGCGCAGTCTGAGAGAAGAAAAGTCAAAAGAAGTCGATATAAACAATTTGATCGAGGAGACGCTTCGGATTATCAGCTACAGCCCGAACTTTATCGATATAAAGGTAAACAAGGAATTGAACGATATCCCGCCCTTCGAAGCCATCGGCGGAGAAATGAGACAAATTTTCATGAATATCATCAACAACGCCATCCAGGCGTTGAAAGGCCGGGGAGAACTCGTCATCAACACATACTGTAAGGAACATTTCATTATAATTACGATAGCCGATACGGGCCCGGGTATCCCCCAAAAGATTATCTCTAAAATATTCGATCCGTTCTTTACCACCAAGCCCGCGGGAGAAGGGACCGGTATCGGGCTGAATATCGTATACAGGCTCGTCACCAAATACAACGGATTCATCACCGTGAAAAGTTCACCGGGTGAGGGGGCCCAGTTTACCATCAAACTACCGGTAAAGGAGTAG
- a CDS encoding response regulator: protein MADEEQIEGELIELPPADSNVKRILVIDDITYVVKSITKILRSQGYFVISAMTGKEAIEKFGKYKPHLITVDQKLPDMSGIQLVEQIRCLDGGYNTKIIFISAVQEKEEIKSILTIGIDNYILKPFKKEMLIKIVSDLLSQQ, encoded by the coding sequence ATGGCCGACGAAGAACAAATTGAGGGCGAACTTATCGAGCTTCCGCCCGCCGACTCGAACGTAAAACGAATCCTCGTCATCGACGATATCACCTATGTGGTGAAATCGATAACAAAAATTCTCAGAAGCCAGGGTTATTTCGTTATTTCGGCCATGACGGGCAAGGAAGCGATCGAGAAGTTCGGCAAATACAAACCGCACCTGATCACCGTGGATCAGAAACTTCCCGACATGTCCGGCATCCAGCTTGTCGAACAAATCAGGTGCCTCGACGGCGGATACAACACGAAAATCATTTTTATCTCCGCGGTTCAGGAAAAAGAAGAAATCAAATCGATTTTGACGATCGGTATCGACAACTATATTCTCAAACCATTCAAAAAGGAAATGCTCATCAAGATAGTCAGCGACCTGCTTTCACAACAATAG
- a CDS encoding winged helix-turn-helix transcriptional regulator, whose protein sequence is MNTKLDSPNDISKSLPAMFKALGDDTRFAIVTLIAKRPLCGKAIARILTLSESAISQHLKILRECGLVSGEKRGYWVHYTVNHPIIDELLQELKKAAGSKENGVWNE, encoded by the coding sequence GTGAATACTAAATTAGATTCGCCCAATGATATCAGTAAATCCCTGCCCGCCATGTTTAAAGCGCTCGGTGACGACACACGCTTTGCCATCGTTACCCTGATCGCGAAACGTCCCCTGTGCGGAAAGGCGATCGCGCGCATACTCACGTTATCCGAATCGGCCATTTCGCAGCATCTGAAAATATTGAGGGAATGCGGACTGGTATCGGGTGAAAAACGGGGATATTGGGTGCATTACACAGTCAATCACCCAATTATAGATGAGCTTTTACAGGAACTCAAGAAGGCGGCGGGATCAAAGGAAAACGGTGTATGGAACGAATAA
- a CDS encoding response regulator, whose translation MKNVLIIDDDERIRHIIKIQLHKTDFNLLEADNREIALETLRGSPVDVIICDIKMKDTTGFILLKELKATYPHIPVIMLTGFIDKNVSEKAKRMGSFAFITKPVRREKLIETIRQAVDDGGGPASPG comes from the coding sequence ATGAAGAACGTTCTTATTATCGACGATGACGAACGCATTCGCCATATCATAAAAATTCAGCTGCACAAGACCGATTTCAACCTCCTTGAAGCGGACAACAGGGAGATCGCGCTCGAAACGCTCCGCGGCTCCCCCGTCGATGTCATCATCTGTGACATCAAGATGAAAGATACGACGGGCTTTATCCTGCTGAAGGAGTTAAAGGCGACCTACCCCCATATTCCCGTCATCATGTTGACCGGTTTTATCGACAAAAACGTGAGTGAAAAGGCAAAACGGATGGGAAGTTTTGCCTTTATTACAAAACCCGTGCGGAGAGAAAAACTGATCGAGACGATCAGACAAGCGGTGGATGACGGGGGTGGACCGGCCTCGCCCGGTTAG
- a CDS encoding aminotransferase class I/II-fold pyridoxal phosphate-dependent enzyme: MNSDNYSLSDFIEYNDRDIFKKTSFFYEYARDYISKKYFTYFRTLLSDCSPRVKILDRYTGKEKEMIMLASNNYLGLSSRPEVIEAGIHALEQYGSGLCGSPLLCGYSALHRRLEEALAGFKSSEDAMLFPTGFSTNIGTLTALLRKNDVVITDRLDHASIIDGALFSGAVFRTFGHNDLEKCERILKTYDKEGKLVIIEGVYSMDGDISPLPEIKKLCDTYGARLMVDEAHATGVLGKTGRGSIEHFNLEGQIDIVMGTFSKALGAMGGFICASKEVINYIRFYARSYFFSASLSPVIVASVLKSLEILVSEPQLIQKLRDNIGYMKSRLLDLGFNIGHSSSAIIPIFIGDDILLRKMAVDIHERGLFLNAVFYPAVPKGNSRIRLSLMATHSKDDLDEALKILEEVGKKYGVLS; the protein is encoded by the coding sequence ATGAATTCCGATAACTATTCATTATCAGATTTTATCGAGTACAATGACAGGGATATTTTCAAGAAAACGTCCTTTTTTTATGAATATGCCCGGGATTATATTTCCAAGAAATACTTTACCTATTTCAGGACACTCCTTTCCGACTGCAGCCCGCGGGTGAAGATTCTTGACCGTTATACGGGAAAAGAAAAAGAAATGATCATGCTCGCGTCGAACAACTATCTCGGCCTTTCTTCGCGTCCAGAAGTTATCGAGGCGGGCATTCATGCCCTTGAACAATACGGTTCGGGCCTCTGCGGTTCTCCCCTGTTGTGCGGTTATTCGGCATTACACAGGCGCCTGGAAGAAGCACTCGCCGGGTTCAAATCGAGTGAGGACGCGATGCTGTTCCCGACCGGGTTTTCAACGAATATCGGCACGCTTACCGCACTTCTCAGAAAAAACGATGTCGTCATAACCGACAGACTCGATCACGCGAGCATTATCGACGGGGCCCTTTTTTCAGGGGCTGTCTTTCGGACGTTCGGCCATAACGATCTCGAAAAATGTGAACGGATTCTCAAGACATATGACAAAGAAGGCAAACTCGTGATTATCGAGGGCGTCTACAGCATGGACGGCGATATCAGCCCCCTTCCGGAAATAAAAAAACTCTGTGATACTTACGGCGCCCGCCTTATGGTCGATGAGGCCCATGCGACAGGCGTGCTGGGTAAAACGGGAAGGGGAAGTATCGAACATTTCAACCTTGAAGGCCAGATCGATATCGTCATGGGTACATTCAGCAAGGCCCTCGGTGCAATGGGAGGATTCATCTGTGCTTCGAAAGAGGTGATCAATTATATACGATTCTATGCCCGCTCCTACTTTTTTTCCGCTTCGCTTTCACCGGTAATCGTCGCTTCGGTCCTCAAATCACTGGAGATCCTCGTTTCGGAACCGCAATTAATACAAAAACTTCGGGATAATATCGGGTACATGAAATCACGCCTTCTTGACCTCGGCTTCAATATCGGTCATTCATCCTCGGCGATCATTCCGATCTTTATCGGTGATGATATTTTGCTTCGCAAAATGGCGGTCGATATTCATGAGCGGGGACTTTTTCTCAATGCCGTCTTTTACCCGGCCGTTCCAAAAGGCAATTCACGGATACGGCTGTCTCTCATGGCGACACATTCGAAAGACGATCTGGATGAAGCGTTGAAAATACTCGAGGAAGTCGGGAAAAAATACGGCGTTCTGTCCTGA
- a CDS encoding ABC transporter ATP-binding protein, protein MERIIEAKGLTKHYGDVTAVRDVGFYVNKGEIFGFLGPNGAGKTTTINMLIGMAKINGGKIYYKNEDLTKNIKKAQNIIGVIADESNLYNEMSGYENLCFCGSLYGLPKPVRSRKARELLAAFQLTEASHKKFGAYSKGMKRKLTIAAALIHEPEIIFMDEPTTGIDVASVRQIRGLIKRLNEAGTTIFLTTHYIEEAERLCDRVAFIHRGSIIRIDTVGRLIEDAREANVIEVVFEQGYTDRPLLPEQLMREFPDVECSLKNDDTVKVTGRDTIDITPIVCFLSGRGVRIREARLIRPTLEDAFVKLTGIEIAMMKKEKEKK, encoded by the coding sequence ATGGAACGAATAATCGAGGCCAAGGGCTTAACGAAACATTACGGGGATGTTACCGCGGTACGTGATGTCGGTTTTTATGTGAATAAAGGAGAAATTTTCGGATTTTTGGGCCCGAACGGGGCGGGAAAAACAACGACGATAAACATGCTGATCGGTATGGCAAAAATAAACGGGGGGAAGATATACTATAAGAATGAAGATTTGACAAAAAATATAAAAAAAGCCCAGAATATTATCGGTGTTATTGCCGACGAAAGCAATCTTTACAATGAAATGAGCGGTTATGAAAATCTCTGCTTTTGCGGGTCACTCTACGGCCTGCCGAAGCCGGTACGGTCGCGGAAAGCCCGCGAACTGCTTGCAGCCTTTCAATTGACGGAAGCCTCCCATAAAAAGTTCGGCGCGTATTCGAAAGGGATGAAGCGGAAACTGACAATCGCGGCGGCACTGATTCATGAACCCGAGATAATCTTTATGGACGAACCGACGACCGGCATCGATGTCGCGAGTGTCAGACAGATCAGGGGCCTGATCAAACGCCTCAATGAGGCCGGGACGACCATTTTCCTGACAACCCACTATATCGAGGAAGCCGAACGCCTTTGCGACAGGGTCGCTTTCATTCATCGGGGAAGCATTATCAGAATCGATACGGTCGGCAGGCTGATCGAGGATGCACGGGAAGCCAATGTGATCGAAGTGGTTTTCGAACAGGGGTATACCGATCGTCCTTTACTGCCGGAACAACTGATGCGGGAATTCCCCGATGTCGAATGCAGCCTGAAAAACGATGATACGGTAAAGGTAACCGGCCGGGATACAATCGACATAACACCGATCGTCTGCTTTTTATCGGGCCGCGGCGTTCGCATCCGTGAAGCCAGATTGATACGGCCCACCCTCGAAGACGCCTTTGTCAAACTGACCGGCATCGAAATCGCCATGATGAAAAAGGAGAAAGAAAAAAAATGA
- a CDS encoding PilZ domain-containing protein: protein MNESKFISRKNPRVKSDINAEFRSQSRESGSFSQGIITNFSRSGLFIASETVFQAGTLIELRVYLDETEHVVTLKGTVVTRKADPEKGMGVAIDIGFISETDKIKLKEFFDLNHIYGWFC, encoded by the coding sequence ATGAATGAAAGCAAATTTATAAGCAGAAAAAATCCACGGGTAAAAAGTGATATCAATGCGGAATTTCGATCTCAAAGCCGCGAAAGCGGCTCATTTTCACAGGGGATTATTACCAATTTTTCACGCTCCGGACTTTTTATCGCATCGGAAACCGTTTTTCAGGCGGGAACGCTTATTGAATTACGGGTATATCTCGACGAAACGGAACATGTCGTCACGCTGAAAGGGACGGTCGTTACCCGTAAAGCGGACCCGGAGAAGGGAATGGGGGTTGCGATCGATATCGGTTTTATTTCGGAGACCGATAAAATAAAATTGAAGGAATTCTTCGATCTCAACCATATTTACGGGTGGTTTTGTTGA